ATTCTTGGAGTTAGGCTGAATTAGATCCCATATGAGCTTACTAACTCCTTCCCACGTTTTTGAGATATTCAGCTGTGATGCCTCCTCCATCTGAATATTGAGTTTTGAAACAAAATTCACTTCATGACTCATAAAATTTTCACCATGAAAGGCTGGTATGTTCTTGGCGATCCAGTGGCGATTGGGAGCGATAGGAAGTATCGGATGAAAACCGGTGATTGAATATGAAAATCTGAGATTTGGAATAGCTTCAATTGAAATTTCACTGTGAAGAGTAGGAATTTCAACCTGGAACTGCCATTCGCGTGGCATCCCTCTAGAGAGATATTGAATATCGATTATCGTGCCCACTTTTACATCAGGAATAAACATTTTATTGAAATAATATCCATTCACTAATTCTTCAGTGTAATGATCTTTCGCTTTCAATTTTTCGCTTACCAGCACATCACCCTCAAGATTGAAAACCATAATGTTGAAATTACCACTTTCAGATGACCTTACGGTCCAGTTGCCCCATCTGGTACCAGAAGGTTTGAGTATTTTAATTCTGAGGTGCCTACTGAACTGACCAGGTGAGAAGAAGTATCCACTTCCGCTGGGCAGGTATTGAAATTCTCCTTTATCAAATAAGATAAATGCACCCGCAGAGGAATCGATCGGGCAATGTGTCATCATTGCCTCTTCAAGCGATATTTCACCAAATTTTCCAGAATTAGAAAATTGCTTATCGTATCTCTTTGCCCTATCTATTTCCAAAACCTTTTGTTGTTCCTCAATGAAAGACCCTAAATAAGTATAATGGCTCTTTGGGATCTGATCTTTCCAGTAGTCTGGTGTTATTGATTTAATTTGAGATGGATGAACCTCGTGTAACCTCACTGTATCCCCATAATTCAATATAGTCAAACTTGAATCTGACCTTAATATCATGCCATCAGTGGTAATCATCAAATCAGTGAATTTGACAAAATAGTCCTCTATATAAGTCTTAACTTTTTCAGTGCCAATTCGGTAATCGATCTTACCATTCCCAACATCCAGGTAAGTAATAAATTCGAATCGCTTCTTGGTTTTTAAGTCTACATAAAGAGAATCACCAGATTTGGTAATGAGTAAATCCTGTCCAAACGAAAGGCTGGTAATGAGGAAAAAAAAAGAGTAGAAAAAAAAGCGCATCAAATGAGGAGTTAAATGAAAAACGAAAAATAGTAGAATTCTTCACAACGGACAAAAGCAGCTTGCTAAAACAATGGGATTTTGACTTGAACGATTTCGAATTCTACATACGAAGATCCCCAAAAGGTCACAGATTCATAGGAAGTATACCAATGGGATCAATTAAACCTTGATATCCCCCGAAGAAATGTAATTCTTAACCTTGATCCTCCACCCACTGAGATCCTGCAAAAAGCTGAGGTTCTTAATGGCGTGCTGAGCACAGGATCAGGAGAATAATGATGGGTGTTGGACTAGTGCTGTAAAAGAAGGCACTGATCCACAACCTGCTATTAAATATTTTATTGGCTCGTTCTTAAGGCCTGAACCACTCATCAAATAAAACCCCATTGAACAAAACCGACCTTCCTCAATTTCCATAAAACCATTAATTTCCCGTTTAATCAAAAAACACAACACACAACCATCATTCCTTTATCTAACCCATGACCAAAATCATTCGCAAGACCCTCCCCAGGGATATCAGTGTTGGGGTATTAGTGATCATTTTTGCTATTGTCTTTTTCCTGGCTGGTCAGCTTTTTGAAAAAAATCAGCCCAACATTGAACAATTCACGAGCATCTATCTCGGGGAGTTTTTGGTAAGCACTGCGGTCATCGTGATGATCCTGATCCTGTGGGAGGAAATTCTTTTCCCCGTGAAAATCAAACCAGATGGTGATGGATTGATTTTTCGGAATCATGCCACAAAGTTGATTGTGCAGGCCCTGATTTACCTGATCATTCCGGCCATTGTGGTCTTCCTGGTTTTCACGTACGAAGTAAGCCCTTTCCGCTTTTACGGATGGGCAGCGGTTTGTACGATTCTGCCGGTAGTGGGTAAGCTGGTATCCGGCATCAACAATTACAATGACTTTTTGAAGCTCACCACCAGTTCGATCGCGTATAAAAACAATGAGAAGGAAGGGGTCATCGAACTGAAAGATATCCAACAGATTCGCATGATTAAGGATGACTCCAATGATCTTCAGAAGTTGGAATTGGACTTGACCTCAGGAGCTCCTATCACCATTGACCTGGATGAAATGGAGCTTGAAGCTTATTATGAATCCATTGAGGAATACATCAAGACTCACTACAAGAGTTCGTTGTAGTGTTTGTTAAGCGTATGCTATTCATAACTTCTGTTGATCTAATTAAGATCATGTATTATCATAATCACCGCACCTGAATTAGAGTTTGTTTATTTAGGTCTTGGCGTAGTAACAATTACTTCTAACAACTTCTTTCCTTCCAAGGTGCTCAAAGTGGTTATATCAAAAGCTGATGATTCCTTTTCTCCAGTGAGTTTAAAATAAAAAGGTAAGATAAATTTCGAAGGGACGTTCTTACCGTTATAGCTAGCAGTTAACCACAGATTAGGAATCAGGTTGAATACATCTATTATTTCGTCGGTGAAATAACCACCATTGTCGTTTAATACCGCGATGTTCACTGCCTTCCCAATTGTGTTTACTTCAAAGATGAGAAAGACCGTTCCTTCAATCTGATCTCTTCTCGCTGCTGTAGGATAATTGATATTATTTCCCAGTATCGTATAGAATTCGGCATATGCGCCAAGATACCTAGGGTAAGGGTTCACGTGTTTGTATGTCCAGACAGAATCTATCATCACAAAGTATTTGCTCGTGTCTGGCTTAAGATAAACAAGTGTTCCTTTGTCGTAATTGATTTTGAGTTCTACGGAATCACCGTTCCCGAAATACTCCCAAACACCTACTTTATAACCATTTTCCAATTTTCCTCTTTCATAACCATTGTCAACATCCGATGGCTGACTAGCGCCTGTCAAGGAGGCAATAAGTACTATAAGTATAACTAAGACTAATTCTCTACTCATTTATATCCAAGTATCAATGGAACATCAATTCACCCCCCCCATTCACAAATCATTATAATTAAGCACCGTGTACTCCTTCACGAATGCTTTCAGCTTGGCGTCTGACCCCAGCACTATTAAGTAATCATCCTCTCCTATGAAGGTGTCTGCCGAAGGCGCAGGGATCAGCCCCTTGATATTATCTTTCACCCCCAGCACGATCACGCCGGTGGACGCTGCTATATTCAGCTCTTTCAATGTCTTGTCCTTGTACTCGGGCTTCAGATTTTCATACCCCACCTCCTCCAGGTGGTAACTGGTTTCAGACACCCCATTGAGCAGGTCCAGAAACTCTATAACAATCGGCTTGGTAACCAGCTGGGCCATAAACATACCACCGAGTATATCTGGCATCACCACTTTATTGGCCCCTGCCCTGTATAGCTTATTTTCTGTGTCTTTGCTGGAGGCCCTCACAATGATCATGATTTGATCATTGAGGTGGCGCGCGGTGAGGGTAATAAACACATTGGCAGCATCTGAGGGTGTGGTGATGATAATGGTGCTGGCCTTTTCGATGCCTACAATACGCAGGTGATCATCTTCTGTGGCATCTCCTATAAACTGCTTCATCGAATCAGGAATAACCTGAACCATCTCCGGATCCTTTTCGATGATTACAAATTCTTTACCACTCTTTTGCAACTCATCACAAGCCATGCTGCCGTTTCGGCCAAACCCGCACACAATGACATGGTTTTTTAGTTTACTGATTTCCATACCCGATCGATAGCTTTTAAAGATTGTTTTTAGTTTTCCCTCGAAAAAGTAGCTGGAGACCACCGAAACCACATAAGCGAACAGCCCAAGGTTCATGAGGATATAAATAGAAGTAAAAACCCTTCCGGCAGAACTGAGCTCTTTCACCTCTGTGAAACCCACTGTACCCACCGTGATGATCGTCATATACAGAGCATTGACAAAGTTCAGGTCTTCGATAAGGGTAAACCCGGTAAGGCCTACCAATAGGCTAAATATAAAGAGGGCAACCGCTGTAATGAGACTCTCCAGTTGCTTGTTCATTCTGTAATTTGCTTAAAGCCAGACATTCTCCACATTCATGTGAAACTCAGGTGGGGCTTTCAGGGAAATTACAGAAATTTTTCTCAGGACAGAAACCGTCTCACTTTTTCTTTTTCAGAATGACCGCAGAAATGGCCGATATCAGGAGTCCCACAGGGAAAATCTCCAAAAAGGTAAATCCGGCCATCACCAGTGGGTTCTCATAGAGTTCCATCCACTCCTTCATCTCCTGCTGCTTCACTGCGATCTCCGCAGCACTCATTCCTTCTTTGGTATACTCCTGCATCTGATATGCCGAGTACTGGTCCATAAAGTCAGGCATGAAATTGGGGTAGTAAATCATCCAACCCACTACATAGATGCCGGAAGCCACCAGCACAATGTAAAGTCCCATAAAGAAGGCCTTCTTGAATGAGATTACTCCCGCCAAAGTGGTATCCCGATAGTTTTTGATGCCTAGAAACACCGCGGACAGTGCCACGATCATGGTCAGATAACCCAAAAACTCCCCCTGGGAGAAATCATACGGTTCGCCCTCTGCCGGAGCAAAAATGAGCTGAGTAATCCACCAGCTAATGATGATGACCAGTCCGCTGATCAGCCCAAACTGCAAAGCCTTTTTAAGTTGTGCGTTCATGTTTTCTTTCTTTTGATGATTGAAATAAATAAGGCCTCAAGGAAAATAAAAAAACCAAAGTACCCTTCATACTTTCGGGTGATTTTTACTTTTTAGTACTTTCTGGTGAGCTGATGATGCCAAAGTCCCGCACTTTCTGAATGGCCTGCGTACGACTGGATACATTGAGCTTTTGGTAAATATTGGAGAGGTGGGTTTTGGTGGTATTGAGCGATACAAACAGACGGTCTGCGATCTCCTGATTGGAACATCCATCCACCAGCAGACTGAGCACCTCAGTCTCCCGGGCACTCAGCTGGAGGGCCTGTGCCCTCGACTGGTCAATAAGTGTGGCCTGGCGCCGCTTATAGAGCTGAATTCCTACCCACACACCCAGCACCATAAAAATGGCCGCAATGACCACCCCAAATACCTCCAGCCGGAGATCCCGCACCATG
This Marinoscillum sp. 108 DNA region includes the following protein-coding sequences:
- a CDS encoding DUF3858 domain-containing protein, translating into MRFFFYSFFFLITSLSFGQDLLITKSGDSLYVDLKTKKRFEFITYLDVGNGKIDYRIGTEKVKTYIEDYFVKFTDLMITTDGMILRSDSSLTILNYGDTVRLHEVHPSQIKSITPDYWKDQIPKSHYTYLGSFIEEQQKVLEIDRAKRYDKQFSNSGKFGEISLEEAMMTHCPIDSSAGAFILFDKGEFQYLPSGSGYFFSPGQFSRHLRIKILKPSGTRWGNWTVRSSESGNFNIMVFNLEGDVLVSEKLKAKDHYTEELVNGYYFNKMFIPDVKVGTIIDIQYLSRGMPREWQFQVEIPTLHSEISIEAIPNLRFSYSITGFHPILPIAPNRHWIAKNIPAFHGENFMSHEVNFVSKLNIQMEEASQLNISKTWEGVSKLIWDLIQPNSKNKDLRNFLEGVGALEMAPSEIIDTSFYYLKEKLKWSGVYQAVPFVSIYKPKSLGERIQAGEELNSAEMNLALAYLLEELGVRVLRVALSTRDNGILNPLYPERDKLNHLICYLPDQQIFLDLNDKYAIPGFLPENVLNHQGRIISKDSSAWIDLKTKDMKQVQQVTNITVDENFHVSASVQRRLKEYEYVEWAKVYEELQTDEAYEGTLNELYNFKIEKLNLTDEKGEHYVNQEMTLDLDDQVMVFDNELFIHPILMAEFSNNPFKSESRKYPVDFIYPIKKYYMTTITLPENAMVTSLPKPEAIKLENGFGNFTFVCSSVGNKIQVQYLMDIRKTTYTEVEYYGIKSFFDAISNKLQEQIIIAKNQG
- a CDS encoding heavy metal transporter, with amino-acid sequence MTKIIRKTLPRDISVGVLVIIFAIVFFLAGQLFEKNQPNIEQFTSIYLGEFLVSTAVIVMILILWEEILFPVKIKPDGDGLIFRNHATKLIVQALIYLIIPAIVVFLVFTYEVSPFRFYGWAAVCTILPVVGKLVSGINNYNDFLKLTTSSIAYKNNEKEGVIELKDIQQIRMIKDDSNDLQKLELDLTSGAPITIDLDEMELEAYYESIEEYIKTHYKSSL
- a CDS encoding energy transducer TonB — its product is MSRELVLVILIVLIASLTGASQPSDVDNGYERGKLENGYKVGVWEYFGNGDSVELKINYDKGTLVYLKPDTSKYFVMIDSVWTYKHVNPYPRYLGAYAEFYTILGNNINYPTAARRDQIEGTVFLIFEVNTIGKAVNIAVLNDNGGYFTDEIIDVFNLIPNLWLTASYNGKNVPSKFILPFYFKLTGEKESSAFDITTLSTLEGKKLLEVIVTTPRPK
- a CDS encoding TrkA family potassium uptake protein, coding for MNKQLESLITAVALFIFSLLVGLTGFTLIEDLNFVNALYMTIITVGTVGFTEVKELSSAGRVFTSIYILMNLGLFAYVVSVVSSYFFEGKLKTIFKSYRSGMEISKLKNHVIVCGFGRNGSMACDELQKSGKEFVIIEKDPEMVQVIPDSMKQFIGDATEDDHLRIVGIEKASTIIITTPSDAANVFITLTARHLNDQIMIIVRASSKDTENKLYRAGANKVVMPDILGGMFMAQLVTKPIVIEFLDLLNGVSETSYHLEEVGYENLKPEYKDKTLKELNIAASTGVIVLGVKDNIKGLIPAPSADTFIGEDDYLIVLGSDAKLKAFVKEYTVLNYNDL
- a CDS encoding DUF4199 domain-containing protein — encoded protein: MNAQLKKALQFGLISGLVIIISWWITQLIFAPAEGEPYDFSQGEFLGYLTMIVALSAVFLGIKNYRDTTLAGVISFKKAFFMGLYIVLVASGIYVVGWMIYYPNFMPDFMDQYSAYQMQEYTKEGMSAAEIAVKQQEMKEWMELYENPLVMAGFTFLEIFPVGLLISAISAVILKKKK
- a CDS encoding response regulator transcription factor, with amino-acid sequence MKRSYWIYGGATGLLLLLLQVLHYRTMVRDLRLEVFGVVIAAIFMVLGVWVGIQLYKRRQATLIDQSRAQALQLSARETEVLSLLVDGCSNQEIADRLFVSLNTTKTHLSNIYQKLNVSSRTQAIQKVRDFGIISSPESTKK